One genomic region from Equus asinus isolate D_3611 breed Donkey chromosome 8, EquAss-T2T_v2, whole genome shotgun sequence encodes:
- the LOC106842218 gene encoding calcium release-activated calcium channel protein 1, with translation MHPEPAPPPSSNSPELPLSGGSSNSGSRRSRRRSGDGEPPGSSPPPPPPPSPPPPPAVTYPDWIGQSYSEVMSLNEHSMQALSWRKLYLSRAKLKASSRTSALLSGFAMVAMVEVQLDADHDYPPGLLIAFSACTTVLVAVHLFALMISTCILPNIEAVSNVHNLNSVKESPHERMHRHIELAWAFSTVIGTLLFLAEVVLLCWVKFLPLKKQPGQTRPTGKPPADGAAANISSSGITPGQAAAIASTTIMVPFGLVFIVFAVHFYRSLVSHKTDRQFQELNELAEFARLQDQLDHRGDHPLTPGSHYA, from the exons ATGCATCCggagcccgccccgcccccgagCAGCAACAGCCCCGAGCTTCCCctcagcggcggcagcagcaacaGCGGCAGCCGCCGGAGCCGGCGCCGCAGCGGGGACGGAGAGCCCCCGGGGTCgtcaccgccgccgccgccgccgccttctcctcctcctcctcctgcagtcACCTACCCGGACTGGATCGGCCAGAGTTACTCCGAGGTGATGAGCCTCAACGAGCACTCGATGCAGGCGCTGTCCTGGCGCAAGCTCTACTTGAGCCGCGCCAAGCTCAAAGCCTCCAGCCGGACCTCGGCTCTCCTCTCTGGCTTCGCTATG gTGGCGATGGTGGAGGTGCAGCTGGATGCTGACCACGACTACCCGCCCGGGCTGCTCATCGCCTTCAGCGCCTGCACCACGGTCCTGGTGGCCGTGCACCTGTTTGCGCTCATGATCAGCACCTGCATCCTGCCCAACATCGAGGCGGTGAGCAACGTGCACAACCTCAACTCAGTCAAGGAGTCGCCGCACGAGCGCATGCACCGCCACATCGAGCTGGCCTGGGCCTTCTCCACTGTCATAGGCACGCTGCTTTTCCTGGCTGAGGTCGTGCTGCTCTGCTGGGTCAAGTTCTTGCCCCTCAAGAAGCAGCCGGGCCAGACACGGCCCACCGGCAAGCCCCCAGCTGACGGGGCAGCTGCCAACATCAGCAGCAGCGGCATCACCCCAGGCCAGGCCGCAGCCATCGCCTCGACCACCATCATGGTCCCCTTCGGCCTGGTCTTTATCGTCTTTGCTGTCCACTTCTACCGCTCACTGGTCAGCCATAAGACGGACCGACAGTTCCAGGAGCTAAACGAGCTGGCCGAGTTCGCCCGCTTGCAGGACCAGCTGGACCACAGAGGGGACCACCCCCTGACACCCGGCAGCCACTATGCCTAA